The Manis javanica isolate MJ-LG chromosome 2, MJ_LKY, whole genome shotgun sequence genome contains a region encoding:
- the LOC118972765 gene encoding cyclin-dependent kinase inhibitor 2A-like isoform X1 has translation MMMGSARVAELLLLHGADPNCTDPTTLTRPVHDAAREGFLDTVVALHRAGAQLDVRDAWGRLPADLAEERGHRDVALYLRAAAGGIEGGSHLGTDAAEGPADSPDV, from the coding sequence ATGATGATGGGCAGCGCCCGCGTGGCCGAGCTGCTGCTGCTCCATGGCGCGGACCCCAACTGCACCGACCCCACCACCCTCACCCGACCCGTGCACGACGCCGCCCGGGAGGGCTTCCTGGACACGGTGGTGGCGCTGCACCGAGCCGGGGCGCAGCTGGACGTGCGCGACGCCTGGGGCCGCCTGCCCGCGGACCTGGCTGAGGAGCGGGGCCACCGCGACGTCGCCCTGTACCTGCGCGCTGCCGCAGGGGGCATCGAAGGTGGTAGCCACCTCGGCACAGACGCCGCGGAGGGTCCCGCAG